A window of the Streptomyces sp. NBC_01351 genome harbors these coding sequences:
- a CDS encoding ATP-binding protein codes for MRQKRRGNLPAEVGEFIGRGSELAELGRLLESSRLVTVTGVGGVGKSRLALAAARASDEEAGEDLQERYCDGVWLAELAAVRDPALLELTLAEALGLTDHTTRPPRTVLAEHLAGRRLLLVLDGFEQLVDATAELVRELLRRSPGLRVLAAGRRPLALDGEQAFPLAPLDAAESLALLTARATAADPAFHVTGANRAALVELCARLDGIPLALELAAARLRVLSAAQVLARLDDRFALLTGGARGVLPRHRALRTAIGWSHELCTAAERLLWARLSVFAGQFDLDAAEYVCAGPDLPVESVLDLVGELLAQSLLAREETPTGVRYRMLETVRAYGAGWLESLGDAARLRRRHRDWYVGLATWCETDWFSPRQEEIAALVDGELPNLRLALECCLEEPDEAHLGQYLAGTLWFYWAGCGRLTEGRHWLDRALEPTGRAAAPVGMTEYEPSRLKALWVLGYVSALQGDAVAAMSALYECRDAAARSGNALAAAYAVHRLGCLALVSDDMARAGELLGSALERYRDAGELNSNVLMCQVELGMVLAFQGEPAGALSLCEEVREICEERGERWTKAYALYVLAYAALDAGAEGEARRLLTECVEINHAFHDLVGLVLALELLALVTVAEGDPAEAAVLQGAAEPLWDGVGLRLFGSGYFNAPRLMCQERAGELLGADRYAAYAAEGRELGREELVARALRGETENPPPPEGDGGFPPACEGYANISGRSTRRRAARRR; via the coding sequence ATGCGACAGAAGAGGCGGGGCAATCTTCCCGCGGAGGTGGGCGAGTTCATCGGCCGAGGTTCCGAACTCGCCGAGCTGGGGCGGCTTCTGGAGTCCTCGCGGCTCGTGACCGTGACCGGGGTGGGCGGGGTGGGCAAGTCCCGGCTGGCTCTGGCAGCCGCCCGGGCTTCGGACGAGGAAGCCGGTGAGGACCTGCAGGAACGCTACTGCGACGGGGTCTGGCTGGCCGAGCTGGCGGCCGTACGGGATCCCGCGCTGCTGGAGCTCACCCTCGCCGAGGCGCTCGGGCTCACCGACCACACCACCCGGCCGCCCCGGACCGTGCTGGCCGAGCACCTGGCGGGGCGGCGGCTGCTGCTGGTCCTGGACGGCTTCGAGCAGCTGGTCGACGCGACCGCCGAGCTGGTGCGGGAGCTGCTGCGCCGCTCCCCCGGCCTGCGGGTGCTCGCCGCCGGCCGGCGCCCGCTGGCCCTGGACGGCGAGCAGGCCTTCCCACTGGCCCCGCTGGACGCGGCCGAGTCGCTGGCCCTGCTGACCGCCCGCGCGACGGCGGCGGACCCGGCCTTCCACGTGACCGGGGCGAACCGGGCCGCGCTGGTCGAGCTCTGCGCCCGCCTGGACGGGATCCCGCTGGCCCTGGAGCTGGCGGCGGCCCGGCTGCGCGTGCTGTCGGCGGCCCAGGTGCTGGCCCGGCTGGATGACCGGTTCGCGCTGCTGACGGGCGGCGCGCGGGGGGTGCTGCCCCGGCACCGGGCGCTGCGCACGGCCATCGGCTGGAGCCACGAGCTGTGCACGGCGGCGGAGCGGCTGCTGTGGGCCCGGCTGTCGGTCTTCGCCGGGCAGTTCGACCTCGACGCCGCGGAGTACGTGTGCGCGGGCCCCGACCTGCCGGTGGAGAGCGTGCTGGACCTGGTCGGGGAGCTCCTCGCCCAGTCCCTGCTGGCCCGCGAGGAGACGCCGACCGGGGTGCGCTACCGGATGCTGGAGACCGTACGGGCGTACGGGGCGGGCTGGCTGGAGTCGCTGGGTGACGCCGCGCGGCTGCGGCGGCGGCACCGGGACTGGTACGTCGGCCTGGCGACCTGGTGCGAGACGGACTGGTTCAGCCCCCGCCAGGAGGAGATCGCCGCACTGGTGGACGGGGAGCTGCCGAATCTGCGGCTCGCCCTGGAGTGCTGCCTGGAGGAGCCGGACGAGGCGCACCTCGGCCAGTACCTGGCGGGCACCCTGTGGTTCTACTGGGCGGGCTGCGGGCGGCTGACCGAGGGCCGGCACTGGCTGGACCGGGCCTTGGAGCCGACCGGCCGGGCGGCGGCGCCGGTGGGGATGACCGAGTACGAGCCCTCGCGGCTGAAGGCCCTGTGGGTGCTGGGCTACGTATCGGCCCTCCAAGGGGACGCGGTGGCCGCGATGAGCGCCCTGTACGAGTGCCGGGACGCGGCGGCGCGCAGCGGCAACGCCCTGGCCGCGGCGTACGCGGTGCACCGGCTGGGCTGCCTGGCACTGGTCTCGGACGACATGGCGCGGGCCGGGGAGCTGCTGGGCTCGGCGCTGGAGCGCTACCGGGACGCCGGGGAGCTGAACAGCAACGTGCTGATGTGCCAGGTGGAACTGGGCATGGTGCTGGCCTTCCAGGGGGAGCCGGCGGGCGCGCTGTCGCTGTGCGAGGAGGTCCGGGAGATCTGCGAGGAGCGCGGGGAGCGCTGGACGAAGGCGTACGCCCTGTACGTGCTCGCTTACGCAGCCCTGGACGCGGGGGCCGAGGGGGAGGCCCGGCGGCTGCTGACCGAGTGCGTGGAGATCAACCACGCCTTCCACGATCTGGTCGGGCTGGTGCTCGCACTGGAGCTGCTGGCCCTGGTCACTGTCGCGGAGGGCGATCCGGCCGAGGCCGCGGTGCTCCAGGGCGCGGCGGAGCCGCTGTGGGACGGGGTGGGGCTCCGGCTCTTCGGCTCGGGCTACTTCAACGCCCCGCGGCTGATGTGCCAGGAGCGGGCGGGCGAGCTGCTCGGCGCCGATCGCTACGCGGCGTACGCGGCCGAGGGGCGGGAGCTGGGCCGCGAGGAGCTGGTGGCGCGCGCACTGCGCGGGGAAACGGAAAACCCGCCGCCCCCCGAAGGGGACGGCGGGTTTCCACCAGCCTGTGAGGGCTACGCCAACATCAGCGGGCGTAGTACTCGACGACGAGCTGCTCGTCGCAGATGA
- a CDS encoding DUF948 domain-containing protein — protein sequence MSGGEVAGILVAVFWAILVSFLAVVLVRLAQVLKATTKLVTEVTDQAVPLLADASTTVRSARTQLDRVDAIASDVQEVTSNASALSSTVATAFGGPLVKVAAFGYGVRKALGKTPQDAPQKTSRRNVIVGRTVPAARRRKQKG from the coding sequence GTGTCCGGTGGAGAGGTGGCCGGGATCCTCGTGGCCGTCTTCTGGGCCATCCTGGTCTCCTTCCTCGCCGTTGTGCTGGTGAGGCTGGCCCAGGTGCTCAAGGCGACCACCAAACTGGTGACCGAGGTGACCGACCAGGCCGTCCCGCTGCTGGCAGACGCCTCCACCACCGTCCGCTCCGCGCGCACCCAGCTCGACCGGGTGGACGCCATCGCGAGCGACGTCCAGGAGGTCACTTCCAACGCCTCCGCGCTGTCCTCCACCGTGGCCACCGCCTTCGGCGGGCCGCTGGTCAAGGTCGCGGCCTTCGGTTACGGCGTCCGCAAGGCGCTGGGCAAGACCCCGCAGGACGCGCCGCAGAAGACGTCCCGACGTAACGTGATCGTTGGCCGTACGGTGCCGGCGGCACGCCGCCGGAAGCAGAAGGGCTGA
- a CDS encoding DUF6167 family protein, translating to MFRRAFWFTAGAAAGVWATTKVNRKLKKLTPESLAAQAADKAVEAGHRLKDFALDVKAGMTQREDELNDALGLHSDPDRPDNVTALPGPRRLRALENDKTNHRSNRSAVTYNRNEDH from the coding sequence ATGTTCCGCCGAGCCTTCTGGTTCACCGCCGGCGCGGCCGCCGGCGTGTGGGCCACCACCAAGGTCAACCGCAAGCTGAAGAAGCTGACGCCGGAGAGCCTCGCCGCCCAGGCGGCCGACAAGGCCGTGGAGGCGGGGCACCGCCTCAAGGACTTCGCCCTCGACGTCAAGGCCGGAATGACGCAGCGCGAGGACGAGCTGAACGACGCACTAGGGCTGCACAGCGACCCCGACCGGCCCGACAACGTCACCGCCCTGCCCGGGCCCCGGCGACTGCGGGCCCTCGAGAACGACAAGACCAACCACCGATCGAACCGCTCGGCGGTTACGTACAACCGGAATGAGGACCACTGA
- the alaS gene encoding alanine--tRNA ligase → MESAEIRRRWLSFFEERGHTVVPSASLIADDPTLLLVNAGMVPFKPYFLGETKPPAPRATSVQKCVRTPDIEEVGKTTRHGTFFQMCGNFSFGDYFKEGAIKYAWELLTSSVADGGYGLEPEKLWITVYLDDDEAEQIWREKIGVPAERIQRLGKKDNFWSMGVPGPCGPCSEINYDRGPEFGVEGGPAVNDERYVEIWNLVFMQYERGAGDGKEDFPILGDLPSKNIDTGLGLERLAMILQGVQNMYETDTLRVVMDKATELTGVQYGSAQGTDVSMRVVADHIRTSVMLIGDGVTPGNEGRGYVLRRIMRRAIRNMRLMGATGPVVQELVDVVINTMGQQYPELVTDRKRIETVALAEEAAFLKAVKGGTNILDTAVTETKAAGGTVLAGDKAFLLHDTWGFPIDLTLEMAAEQGLSVDETGFRRLMQEQRDRAKADAKAKKTGHADMSAYREIADGSGVTEFIGYATNQGESTIVGLLVNGVSAPAASEGDDVEVVLDRTPFYAEGGGQLADQGRIKLDSGAVIEVRDVQQPVPGVSVHKGTVQVGEVTVGASAYAAIDGNRRRAIARAHSATHLTHQALRDALGPTAAQAGSENSPGRFRFDFGSPNAVPGGVLTDVEQKINEVLSRELDVTAEVMSIDEAKKQGAIAEFGEKYGERVRVVTIGDFSKELCGGTHVGNTSQLGLVKLLGESSIGSGVRRVEALVGVDAYNFLAKEHTVVAQLQELVKGRPEELPEKIASMLGKLKDAEKEIEKFRAEKVLQAAAGLAANAQDIHGVALVVGQVPDGTGADDLRKLVLDVRGRIPGDRPAVVALFAVANDRPLTVIATNEAARERGLKAGDLVRTAAKTLGGGGGGKPDVAQGGGQNPAAVPEAIAAVERLVVETA, encoded by the coding sequence ATGGAGTCGGCTGAAATCCGCCGCCGCTGGCTGAGCTTCTTCGAGGAGCGCGGTCACACCGTCGTCCCTTCGGCGTCGCTCATCGCGGACGACCCGACTCTGCTGCTGGTCAACGCGGGCATGGTCCCCTTCAAGCCGTACTTCCTCGGCGAGACCAAGCCCCCGGCCCCCCGCGCCACCAGCGTGCAGAAGTGCGTCCGTACGCCGGACATCGAAGAGGTCGGCAAGACCACCCGCCACGGCACGTTCTTCCAGATGTGCGGCAACTTCTCCTTCGGCGACTACTTCAAGGAAGGCGCCATCAAGTACGCCTGGGAGCTGCTCACCAGCTCCGTGGCGGACGGCGGCTACGGCCTGGAGCCGGAGAAGCTCTGGATCACCGTCTACCTCGACGACGACGAGGCCGAGCAGATCTGGCGCGAGAAGATCGGCGTCCCCGCCGAGCGCATCCAGCGCCTGGGCAAGAAGGACAACTTCTGGTCTATGGGCGTCCCGGGTCCCTGCGGCCCGTGCTCCGAGATCAACTACGACCGTGGCCCGGAGTTCGGCGTCGAGGGCGGCCCGGCCGTCAACGACGAGCGCTACGTGGAGATCTGGAACCTGGTCTTCATGCAGTACGAGCGCGGCGCCGGCGACGGGAAGGAAGACTTCCCGATCCTCGGTGACCTGCCGTCGAAGAACATCGACACCGGGCTCGGCCTCGAACGCCTCGCGATGATCCTGCAGGGCGTGCAGAACATGTACGAGACCGACACCCTGCGCGTGGTCATGGACAAGGCCACCGAGCTGACCGGGGTGCAGTACGGCTCCGCCCAGGGCACCGACGTGTCCATGCGCGTGGTCGCCGACCACATCCGCACCTCCGTCATGCTCATCGGTGACGGCGTCACCCCCGGCAACGAGGGCCGCGGCTACGTGCTGCGCCGCATCATGCGCCGCGCCATCCGCAACATGCGCCTCATGGGCGCCACGGGTCCCGTCGTTCAGGAACTCGTCGACGTCGTGATCAACACGATGGGGCAGCAGTACCCGGAGCTCGTCACCGACCGCAAGCGCATCGAGACCGTCGCGCTCGCCGAAGAGGCGGCCTTCCTCAAGGCCGTCAAGGGCGGCACGAACATCCTCGACACCGCCGTGACCGAGACCAAGGCCGCCGGTGGCACGGTCCTCGCCGGCGACAAGGCGTTCCTGCTCCACGACACCTGGGGCTTCCCGATCGACCTCACCCTGGAGATGGCCGCCGAGCAGGGCCTCTCCGTGGACGAGACCGGCTTCCGCCGCCTCATGCAGGAGCAGCGCGACCGCGCCAAGGCCGACGCCAAGGCCAAGAAGACCGGTCACGCGGACATGTCCGCCTACCGGGAGATCGCGGACGGCTCCGGCGTCACCGAGTTCATCGGCTACGCCACCAACCAGGGCGAGTCCACCATCGTGGGCCTGCTGGTCAACGGTGTCTCCGCGCCCGCCGCCTCCGAGGGCGACGACGTCGAGGTCGTTCTCGACCGGACCCCCTTCTACGCCGAGGGTGGCGGCCAGCTCGCCGACCAGGGCCGCATCAAGCTCGACTCGGGCGCCGTCATCGAGGTCCGCGACGTCCAGCAGCCGGTCCCCGGCGTCTCCGTGCACAAGGGAACCGTCCAGGTCGGCGAGGTGACGGTGGGCGCCTCCGCGTACGCCGCCATCGACGGCAACCGCCGCCGGGCCATCGCCCGCGCCCACTCGGCCACCCACCTGACCCACCAGGCGCTGCGCGACGCCCTCGGTCCGACGGCCGCCCAGGCCGGTTCCGAGAACTCGCCCGGCCGCTTCCGCTTCGACTTCGGTTCGCCGAACGCCGTCCCCGGCGGTGTGCTCACCGACGTCGAGCAGAAGATCAACGAAGTGCTCTCGCGCGAGCTCGACGTGACCGCCGAGGTCATGAGCATCGACGAGGCGAAGAAGCAGGGCGCCATCGCCGAGTTCGGCGAGAAGTACGGCGAGCGCGTGCGCGTCGTCACCATCGGCGACTTCTCCAAGGAGCTGTGCGGCGGCACCCACGTCGGCAACACCAGCCAGCTCGGCCTGGTGAAGCTGCTCGGAGAGTCCTCCATCGGCTCCGGCGTGCGCCGCGTCGAGGCCCTCGTCGGCGTGGACGCGTACAACTTCCTCGCCAAGGAGCACACGGTCGTCGCCCAGCTCCAGGAGCTGGTCAAGGGCCGTCCGGAGGAGCTGCCGGAGAAGATCGCCTCCATGCTCGGCAAGCTGAAGGACGCCGAGAAGGAGATCGAGAAGTTCCGCGCGGAGAAGGTCCTCCAGGCCGCCGCCGGTCTCGCCGCCAACGCCCAGGACATCCACGGCGTCGCCCTCGTCGTCGGCCAGGTGCCGGACGGTACGGGCGCCGACGACCTGCGCAAGCTCGTCCTCGACGTGCGTGGCCGCATCCCTGGCGACCGCCCGGCCGTGGTCGCGCTCTTCGCCGTGGCCAACGACCGTCCGCTGACGGTCATCGCCACCAACGAGGCGGCCCGCGAGCGCGGCCTCAAGGCCGGCGACCTGGTCCGTACGGCCGCCAAGACCCTCGGTGGCGGTGGCGGCGGCAAGCCGGACGTCGCCCAGGGCGGCGGCCAGAACCCGGCCGCCGTGCCCGAGGCCATCGCCGCGGTCGAGCGTCTCGTCGTAGAGACGGCCTGA
- the ruvX gene encoding Holliday junction resolvase RuvX: MTLRRGRRLAIDVGDARIGVASCDPDGVLATPVETVPGRDIPFAHRRLRQLVEEYEPLEVVVGLPRSLSGREGPAAAKVRVFANELAKGIKPVTVRLVDERMTTVTAAQGLRASGKNAKKGRSVIDQAAAVVILQNALETERVSGNPPGECVEVVV, translated from the coding sequence ATGACTCTGCGCCGCGGCCGCCGGCTCGCCATCGACGTCGGGGACGCCAGGATCGGGGTCGCCTCGTGCGACCCCGACGGGGTCCTCGCCACACCGGTGGAAACCGTCCCGGGCCGGGACATCCCCTTCGCCCACCGGCGGCTGCGGCAGCTCGTGGAGGAGTACGAGCCCCTCGAAGTGGTGGTCGGCCTTCCCCGCTCGCTCAGCGGGCGGGAGGGGCCGGCCGCGGCCAAGGTGCGGGTCTTCGCGAACGAACTCGCCAAGGGCATCAAGCCGGTGACGGTCCGTCTGGTGGACGAGCGGATGACCACGGTCACCGCTGCGCAGGGGCTGCGGGCCTCGGGGAAGAACGCGAAGAAGGGCCGGTCGGTCATCGACCAGGCGGCCGCTGTGGTGATCCTTCAGAACGCTCTTGAGACCGAACGGGTATCAGGTAATCCGCCTGGTGAGTGCGTCGAAGTGGTTGTCTGA
- the mltG gene encoding endolytic transglycosylase MltG, producing MTEYGRGHGSEPWHPEDPLYGDQGWAGHQTQQGQVPYGDDPQQQQYAQDPQYQQPYPQQAQYQQNQQQAQYQQQAQQQAQYPQQQYVQDPQYPGHQQGYAPQYAQQAPHPQQVQHPQQPVYDSQGWDTGQHQYMATAPADPYAGVDPYAQQPAGGYPGEGPDLYTTDEAYPPPQPPGRRHLERQLPEQQDEEPDDSFFAGGGDGDDEDGDDGGAGGRRGGRSKGGQPKKRSGMACLIAAVVILGVVGGGGYYGYTYLKAKFGAAEDFAGEGTTELVDVEIPKDAGLGQMGRILKEAGVVASAQAFVDAATANPKGKSIQPGIYPMPKKMSAAAAVALMIDPTKLNVITVTEGMRNARVYAAIDKKLGKPEGTTKDIALRDAKSLGLPAWAGNHPKIMDPLEGFLYPARYDLSKDSTPESLLKQMVANATAKYSELGIESKAKDLGLENPLQVVTVASLVNAEGKNHDDFRKMSEVVYNRLKKTNDVTNRKIEFDSTYNYIKGTSDLNFNISEARKFVHAYNTHNVEGLPPGPIGNPGADALTATLNPDHGGWMFFVSVDGEKTTFTQTYDEHLKLVDEFQARQKQKNGG from the coding sequence ATGACTGAGTATGGCCGGGGCCACGGCTCCGAACCGTGGCATCCCGAGGATCCCCTGTACGGGGACCAGGGATGGGCGGGGCACCAGACCCAGCAGGGACAGGTGCCCTACGGCGACGATCCGCAGCAGCAGCAGTACGCGCAGGACCCGCAGTACCAGCAGCCGTACCCGCAGCAGGCCCAGTATCAGCAGAACCAGCAGCAGGCCCAGTACCAGCAGCAAGCGCAGCAGCAGGCCCAGTACCCGCAGCAGCAGTACGTGCAGGACCCGCAGTACCCAGGGCACCAGCAGGGCTACGCCCCGCAGTACGCGCAGCAGGCCCCGCACCCGCAGCAGGTCCAGCACCCCCAGCAGCCCGTGTACGACTCCCAGGGCTGGGACACCGGGCAGCACCAGTACATGGCCACCGCGCCCGCCGACCCGTACGCAGGCGTGGACCCGTACGCCCAGCAGCCCGCGGGCGGCTACCCGGGCGAGGGCCCCGACCTCTACACCACGGACGAGGCCTACCCGCCGCCGCAGCCCCCGGGCCGCCGCCACCTCGAGCGGCAGCTCCCCGAGCAGCAGGACGAGGAGCCCGACGACTCCTTCTTCGCGGGCGGCGGGGACGGTGACGACGAGGACGGCGACGACGGGGGCGCCGGCGGCCGCCGAGGCGGCCGGTCCAAGGGCGGCCAGCCCAAGAAGCGCAGTGGTATGGCCTGCCTGATCGCCGCCGTGGTCATCCTCGGCGTGGTCGGCGGCGGCGGGTACTACGGCTACACGTACCTCAAGGCCAAGTTCGGTGCCGCCGAGGACTTCGCGGGCGAGGGCACGACCGAGCTCGTCGACGTGGAGATCCCCAAGGACGCCGGCCTGGGCCAGATGGGCCGGATCCTCAAGGAGGCCGGTGTCGTCGCCAGCGCCCAGGCCTTCGTGGACGCCGCGACCGCCAACCCCAAGGGCAAGTCCATCCAGCCGGGCATCTACCCGATGCCGAAGAAGATGTCGGCCGCGGCCGCCGTCGCGCTGATGATCGACCCCACCAAGCTGAACGTCATCACCGTCACCGAGGGCATGCGCAACGCCAGGGTGTACGCGGCGATCGACAAGAAGCTGGGCAAGCCCGAGGGCACCACCAAGGACATCGCCCTGCGCGACGCCAAGAGCCTCGGACTGCCGGCCTGGGCCGGCAACCATCCGAAGATCATGGACCCGCTCGAAGGCTTCCTGTACCCGGCGCGCTACGACCTCAGCAAGGACAGCACCCCCGAGTCGCTGCTCAAGCAGATGGTCGCGAACGCGACCGCCAAGTACTCGGAGCTGGGCATCGAGTCCAAGGCCAAGGACCTGGGGCTGGAGAATCCGCTCCAGGTGGTCACGGTCGCCAGCCTCGTCAACGCCGAGGGCAAGAACCACGACGACTTCCGGAAGATGTCCGAGGTGGTCTACAACCGCCTCAAGAAGACCAACGACGTCACCAACCGGAAGATCGAATTCGACTCGACGTACAACTACATCAAGGGCACGAGCGACCTCAACTTCAACATCAGCGAGGCGAGGAAGTTCGTCCACGCGTACAACACGCACAACGTCGAAGGCCTGCCCCCCGGCCCGATCGGGAACCCCGGAGCGGACGCGCTGACCGCTACGCTCAACCCCGATCACGGAGGCTGGATGTTCTTCGTGTCGGTCGACGGTGAGAAGACCACCTTCACCCAGACCTACGACGAACACCTGAAGCTCGTGGACGAGTTCCAGGCACGGCAGAAGCAGAAGAACGGCGGGTAG
- a CDS encoding shikimate dehydrogenase has translation MSRIRAAVLGSPIEHSLSPVLHRAAYRELGLDDWSYDRFEIDEAALPGFVTGLGPEWAGLSLTMPLKRAIIPLLDGISDTAASVETVNTVVFTEDGRRLGDNTDIPGMVAALHERGIEKVPSAAVLGAGATASSALAALSRICTGEVTTYVRSRARADEMRGWGERLGVTVRTADWSEAAEALSAPLVIATTPAGTTDALAASVPEGAGTLFDVLYDPWPTALAAAWDRRGGKIVGGLDLLVHQAVLQVEQMTGRTPAPLAAMRDAGERALAAR, from the coding sequence ATGTCACGGATACGGGCCGCGGTGCTGGGTTCGCCCATCGAGCACTCCCTCTCACCGGTGCTGCACCGCGCCGCGTACCGGGAGCTCGGCCTCGACGACTGGTCGTACGACCGGTTCGAGATCGACGAGGCCGCGCTCCCGGGGTTCGTCACCGGACTCGGCCCCGAGTGGGCCGGGCTGTCGCTGACCATGCCGCTCAAGCGGGCGATCATCCCGCTGCTCGACGGGATCAGCGATACGGCCGCGTCCGTCGAGACGGTCAACACGGTCGTCTTCACCGAGGACGGCCGCCGGCTCGGCGACAACACCGACATCCCGGGCATGGTCGCCGCGCTCCACGAGCGCGGCATCGAGAAGGTGCCGTCCGCCGCCGTCCTCGGCGCCGGCGCCACCGCCTCCTCGGCGCTCGCCGCCCTCTCGCGGATCTGCACCGGCGAGGTCACGACGTACGTACGTTCGCGCGCCCGGGCCGACGAGATGCGCGGGTGGGGCGAGCGGCTCGGCGTCACCGTCCGCACGGCAGACTGGTCCGAGGCCGCCGAGGCACTGTCGGCGCCGCTGGTGATCGCGACGACCCCGGCCGGCACCACGGACGCCCTCGCCGCCTCCGTGCCGGAGGGGGCGGGCACCCTCTTCGACGTCCTGTACGACCCGTGGCCGACCGCCCTCGCGGCGGCCTGGGACCGCAGGGGCGGCAAGATCGTCGGCGGGCTGGACCTGCTGGTCCACCAGGCCGTGCTCCAGGTCGAGCAGATGACGGGTCGCACCCCGGCCCCGCTCGCCGCCATGCGGGACGCCGGAGAGCGGGCCCTGGCCGCCCGTTAG
- the aroC gene encoding chorismate synthase: protein MSRLRWLTAGESHGPALVATLEGLPAGVPVTTELVADHLARRRLGYGRGARMKFEQDEITFIGGVRHGLSLGSPVAVMVGNSEWPKWETVMSADPVDPALLKDTGRNAPLTRPRPGHADLAGMQKYGFDEARPILERASARETAARVALGAIARSFIKEVAGIEIVSHVVELAAAKAPYGVYPTPADVEKLDADPVRCLDADASKAMVAEIDQAHKDGDTLGGVVEVLAYGVPVGLGSHVHWDRRLDARLAAALMGIQAIKGVEVGDGFELARVPGSQAHDEIVSTPEGLKRTSGRSGGTEGGLTTGELLRVRAAMKPIATVPRALATVDVATGEATVAHHQRSDVCAVPAAGIVAEAMVALVLADAVVEKFGGDSVPETRRNVQSYLDNLQIR from the coding sequence TTGAGCAGGTTGCGTTGGCTGACCGCCGGGGAGTCGCACGGACCGGCGCTGGTAGCGACGCTGGAGGGGCTTCCCGCCGGCGTTCCGGTCACCACTGAGCTGGTGGCCGACCACCTGGCCCGGCGCCGGCTCGGTTACGGGCGTGGCGCCCGCATGAAGTTCGAGCAGGACGAGATCACCTTCATCGGCGGCGTCCGGCACGGGCTGTCGCTCGGTTCGCCCGTCGCGGTCATGGTGGGCAACAGTGAGTGGCCCAAGTGGGAGACGGTCATGTCGGCCGACCCCGTCGACCCCGCGCTGCTCAAGGACACCGGCCGCAACGCGCCGCTGACCCGCCCGCGGCCCGGCCACGCCGACCTCGCGGGCATGCAGAAGTACGGCTTCGACGAGGCCCGGCCGATCCTGGAGCGCGCCAGCGCCCGTGAGACCGCCGCCCGTGTCGCCCTCGGCGCGATCGCCCGCTCCTTCATCAAGGAGGTCGCCGGCATCGAGATCGTCTCGCACGTGGTCGAACTGGCCGCGGCCAAGGCCCCGTACGGCGTCTACCCGACCCCCGCGGACGTGGAGAAGCTCGACGCCGACCCGGTGCGCTGCCTCGACGCCGACGCGAGCAAGGCGATGGTCGCCGAGATCGATCAGGCCCACAAGGACGGCGACACCCTCGGTGGCGTCGTCGAGGTGCTGGCGTACGGAGTCCCGGTCGGCCTGGGCTCGCACGTCCACTGGGACCGCCGCCTCGACGCCCGCCTCGCCGCCGCCCTCATGGGCATCCAGGCCATCAAGGGGGTCGAGGTCGGCGACGGCTTCGAGCTCGCCCGCGTGCCCGGCTCCCAGGCGCACGACGAGATCGTCTCCACCCCCGAGGGCCTCAAGCGCACCTCCGGCCGCTCCGGCGGCACCGAGGGCGGTCTGACCACCGGCGAGCTGCTGCGCGTACGCGCCGCGATGAAGCCCATCGCGACCGTCCCGCGCGCTCTCGCCACCGTGGACGTGGCCACCGGTGAGGCGACGGTGGCCCACCACCAGCGCTCCGACGTGTGCGCCGTCCCGGCCGCCGGCATCGTCGCCGAGGCGATGGTCGCCCTGGTGCTGGCCGACGCGGTCGTCGAGAAGTTCGGTGGCGACTCCGTCCCCGAGACCCGCCGCAACGTGCAGTCGTACCTCGACAACCTGCAGATCCGGTGA
- a CDS encoding shikimate kinase, with product MGSGKSTVGGLLAERLGVPYRDTDADIVAAQGREISDIFVDEGEPYFRELERQAVAAAVAEHTGVLALGGGAVLDEGTRGLLAGLPVAYLSMDVEEAVRRVGLGAARPLLAVNPRRQWRELMDARRPLYTEVARVVVATDDRTPEEVAQAVLDALELKDV from the coding sequence ATGGGCTCCGGCAAGTCCACGGTCGGCGGCCTGCTCGCCGAGCGGCTCGGCGTCCCCTACCGGGACACCGACGCGGACATCGTCGCCGCCCAGGGCCGCGAGATCTCCGACATCTTCGTCGACGAGGGCGAGCCGTACTTCCGTGAGCTGGAGCGGCAGGCGGTCGCCGCCGCCGTCGCCGAGCACACCGGAGTCCTCGCCCTCGGCGGCGGCGCCGTCCTCGACGAGGGCACCCGCGGGCTGCTGGCCGGCCTGCCCGTCGCCTACCTGTCGATGGACGTCGAGGAAGCCGTACGACGCGTGGGCCTCGGCGCCGCGCGCCCGCTGCTCGCCGTCAACCCGCGCCGCCAGTGGCGCGAGCTGATGGACGCCCGGCGACCCCTGTACACCGAAGTCGCGCGCGTCGTGGTGGCCACCGACGACCGCACCCCCGAAGAGGTCGCCCAGGCGGTCCTCGACGCTCTGGAGTTGAAGGACGTATGA